The sequence below is a genomic window from Methanobacterium sp. Maddingley MBC34.
CAACCGGTTCAATCCCTGCTAAATGCGGGTATTGATGGTATTTACACCCTTGACGGTCAAAGAGTAACCAGTGGAACCATCTGGAATGAAGAAACAAAATCAGTAAAACCATGCCCTGTAAATGAGAAGGCAATTCTTTTTGTGGAAGAAGTTGATGGAGAGTTAAGGGCGGTTAAAAGAAATTAACAGATTGACTCTATTTTTATATTTTAAACAACAGTTTCTTAATTTTGCTCTTAGTTCCTTATTTTAACCTTATAATTGAACTTATAGATCCTCCCTCATAAGCCCTATATTTTATAATAATTTATCTTTCTACTTTATACCATTATAAATTCAATTCTGGGCTGCGTTTAAACCTCAAAAACATTCACTGCCGAAGCCTTGAACTGTAACCAGACCTTTGAGCCTATGGTCAGTTCCATATCTGAAAATGATTTCTGAGTCATGTAGACCGAGAAAACTTCACCCACATCAATTTTAAGATCCAAAATACCTCCAGAATCCTTAATTTCTTTAATTTCTCCATTAAATTCATTAAGTGCACTGGTTCTAACTTCTAATTTGGAAAGGGTTATCTCTTCTGGCCTTATACTCAGATAAACATCTCCCTCCAATGTTGAGGAGGCATAAACCTTAAGGGTTCCAGTATCGATTGCAGTTAGATTTTCTTCTATCTTACTGGAGGTTCCCTTCTTAACATTTTTCACCCCTACAAATTCAGCCACAAATCTAGTTTTGGGTTTCCTGAAAACCTCTTCTGGTTTGCCGATCTGGAATATTTTCTTATTGAGTATGGCGATTTCATCAGAAAGGTGCTGGCCCTGTATCAGGTTATGAGTAGCTATAATGACAGTAGTTTCCCCTTCATCACGTAGTTTTTCCAGGAAATTCTCAATTTTCTCGGTGGACTGGGGATCAAGGTTGGCGGTGGGTTCATCTAAAAGTAAAAGCTCAGGATCACTT
It includes:
- a CDS encoding ABC-type spermidine/putrescine transport system, ATPase component (PFAM: ABC transporter; TOBE domain~TIGRFAM: molybdenum-pterin binding domain) — encoded protein: MNLLEIQNLSKKYDGKKVLEDINLYLKKGTTLGLIGPTGCGKTTLIRIIDLIEKPSSGKIIFNGLEIPKNKTDQLNIRRKMGMVYQKPIVFKGTVYDNICYGLKIRGEKKEEYQDKIKDLLESLGLGGYEKRDASTLSGGETQRMALARALISDPELLLLDEPTANLDPQSTEKIENFLEKLRDEGETTVIIATHNLIQGQHLSDEIAILNKKIFQIGKPEEVFRKPKTRFVAEFVGVKNVKKGTSSKIEENLTAIDTGTLKVYASSTLEGDVYLSIRPEEITLSKLEVRTSALNEFNGEIKEIKDSGGILDLKIDVGEVFSVYMTQKSFSDMELTIGSKVWLQFKASAVNVFEV